One Mycobacteroides abscessus ATCC 19977 genomic window carries:
- a CDS encoding MFS transporter, which yields MVGTTIEWYDFYLYATAAALVLKPLFFPSVSPTAGTLASFATYAAGFGARPVGAVIAGHLGDRVGRKAVLVGALLLMGVATAVIGALPTYSEAGVLAPAALATLRVLQGLAAGAEWGGAALLAVEHAPVGRRGLFGSFTQLGSPAGMLLATGVFGLTRALTGPEAFLAFGWRIPFLSSIVLVVVGLAIRLRLRDSVVFRKVLERGEAARLPVVEVLRTQSRNVLLTTGLRLSQIALFVLLTTFSLTYLQGSFGGDSQIGLTAVLISSALGILSTPVWSALSDRVGRRPLYLFGSAAGPLALGLFFLAAGSGSKVLVVLSIVFGINVVHDAMYGPQAAWFAELFDTRVRYSGASLGYQIGAVLSGGFAPLIAAALLAANHGDPRLIVCYYLALSVLTFGAACVARETYRDQIGDSL from the coding sequence ATGGTCGGCACCACGATCGAGTGGTACGACTTCTATCTCTACGCGACGGCCGCGGCGTTGGTTCTCAAGCCGCTGTTCTTCCCGAGCGTCTCGCCGACGGCAGGCACGCTGGCCTCGTTTGCCACCTATGCGGCCGGCTTCGGCGCGCGCCCGGTGGGAGCCGTGATCGCCGGGCACTTGGGGGACAGGGTGGGGCGCAAGGCCGTCCTTGTCGGTGCGTTGCTGCTCATGGGGGTGGCGACCGCGGTGATCGGTGCACTGCCCACCTACTCCGAGGCGGGTGTGCTGGCGCCTGCGGCGCTGGCGACGCTTCGGGTCCTGCAGGGGCTTGCCGCCGGGGCCGAGTGGGGCGGGGCCGCTCTGCTGGCGGTTGAACATGCCCCGGTGGGGCGGCGAGGTCTATTCGGTAGCTTCACGCAATTGGGGTCACCCGCGGGAATGCTCTTGGCCACCGGAGTGTTCGGGCTCACCCGAGCCCTGACCGGGCCGGAGGCATTTCTAGCCTTCGGCTGGCGGATCCCCTTTCTGAGCAGCATCGTCCTGGTGGTCGTTGGTTTGGCCATCCGGTTACGGTTGAGGGACTCGGTGGTGTTCCGGAAGGTACTGGAACGCGGGGAGGCGGCCCGGCTTCCGGTGGTGGAAGTGCTACGCACTCAATCTCGTAATGTGCTGCTTACCACGGGCTTACGCCTATCTCAGATCGCTCTGTTCGTGCTCCTGACGACGTTCTCGCTGACCTACCTGCAAGGTTCTTTCGGCGGGGACAGCCAGATCGGGTTGACTGCCGTCCTGATCTCCTCGGCGTTGGGGATCTTGAGCACTCCGGTGTGGTCTGCGCTCTCGGACAGGGTGGGGCGCCGGCCTCTCTATCTGTTCGGATCGGCCGCTGGCCCACTGGCCCTGGGGCTCTTTTTTCTGGCCGCGGGCAGTGGCTCGAAGGTGCTGGTGGTGCTGTCAATTGTGTTCGGTATCAACGTTGTTCATGATGCCATGTACGGTCCACAGGCGGCCTGGTTCGCCGAGCTCTTCGATACCAGGGTGCGATACAGCGGCGCCTCGCTGGGTTATCAGATCGGCGCGGTACTGTCCGGTGGATTCGCTCCGTTGATCGCCGCGGCGCTGCTGGCGGCGAATCATGGCGATCCGCGGCTCATCGTGTGCTACTACCTGGCGCTATCGGTGCTCACCTTCGGCGCGGCATGTGTGGCACGCGAAACTTACCGGGACCAGATAGGAGATTCCCTGTGA
- a CDS encoding LLM class flavin-dependent oxidoreductase, with protein MSRIYLNAFDMACVGHQSPGLWRHPDDQGHRYKSLGYWTDLAKTLEAGGFDLLFLADVLGAYDVYGGSRDAAVADAAQFPVNDPTLAVSAMAAVTETLGFGLTLSLTYEQPYALARRLTTLDHLTEGRVAWNIVTSYLDSAARNLGLDAQIPHDQRYDIAEEYLQVCYKLWEGSWESGAVVRDRGRGVFTDPAKVHDIEHHGQYFTVPGPFLCEPSAQRTPLLFQAGASARGVRFAAAHAEAVFVSGPTPDVVRAPVRALRAEAARLGRDPRSVKVFTMVTPIVAESHDAAVAKLLEYRRFVSAAGALALFGGWTGVDLARLDPDEPLRHVETEANRSALASFTNDPKRTWTTRELAQEIGIGGRGPVLVGTGSSIADELERWSDEADIDGFNVAYVTTPGTFADFARLVIPELRRRGRVPHQRERCTLREQLGGSGPYLADTHPGTGYRRAPLPG; from the coding sequence GTGAGCAGGATCTATCTGAATGCCTTCGACATGGCATGTGTCGGGCATCAGTCGCCCGGCCTGTGGCGTCATCCGGATGATCAGGGGCATCGCTACAAAAGCCTGGGCTACTGGACCGATCTCGCCAAGACCCTGGAGGCGGGCGGTTTCGACCTGCTGTTTCTTGCCGACGTGCTGGGTGCGTATGACGTCTACGGCGGTTCGCGAGACGCCGCAGTGGCCGACGCCGCCCAATTTCCGGTCAATGATCCGACCTTGGCGGTCTCGGCGATGGCCGCGGTCACCGAAACCCTCGGGTTCGGACTCACCCTGTCGCTCACTTACGAGCAGCCGTATGCGTTGGCGCGCCGTCTCACCACACTGGACCACCTCACCGAAGGGCGAGTGGCCTGGAATATCGTGACATCTTATTTGGACAGTGCGGCAAGGAATTTGGGGCTGGATGCGCAGATTCCACATGATCAGCGTTATGACATCGCCGAAGAGTACCTACAGGTCTGCTACAAGCTGTGGGAAGGCTCATGGGAGTCGGGCGCCGTGGTGCGAGACCGTGGGCGAGGGGTCTTCACCGATCCCGCGAAGGTTCACGACATAGAACACCATGGCCAGTACTTCACCGTTCCGGGACCATTTCTGTGCGAGCCGTCGGCACAGCGCACCCCGCTGCTCTTCCAGGCTGGTGCCTCGGCGCGCGGAGTTCGGTTTGCGGCCGCGCATGCGGAGGCTGTGTTCGTGTCGGGCCCCACACCCGATGTGGTGCGTGCACCGGTACGAGCGCTGCGAGCAGAAGCAGCCCGGTTGGGCCGTGACCCCCGGTCCGTCAAGGTGTTCACGATGGTGACGCCGATAGTCGCGGAATCTCACGACGCGGCGGTTGCCAAGCTGCTCGAGTATCGCCGATTCGTCAGCGCCGCTGGGGCATTGGCGCTGTTCGGCGGCTGGACGGGTGTTGATCTGGCTCGATTGGACCCGGACGAACCGTTGCGGCATGTCGAGACCGAGGCCAATCGTTCGGCACTGGCCTCATTCACCAACGATCCGAAACGGACCTGGACCACGCGGGAGCTGGCGCAGGAAATAGGGATAGGCGGGCGCGGGCCGGTTTTGGTCGGTACCGGGTCCAGCATCGCGGACGAACTGGAGCGTTGGTCCGACGAGGCCGATATCGACGGGTTCAATGTCGCGTATGTGACGACACCCGGGACCTTCGCCGATTTCGCACGCTTGGTGATACCGGAGCTACGCCGGCGTGGCCGGGTACCGCACCAGCGCGAAAGATGCACTCTGCGTGAGCAACTCGGTGGGTCTGGCCCATATTTGGCCGACACCCATCCGGGCACCGGCTACCGCCGGGCGCCGCTACCCGGCTGA
- a CDS encoding diflavin oxidoreductase translates to MKIAYIPEDAPFNEDQRAWLSGFLAGLHSRLAMNLAAQPPAATADLAAPRPPLRILYGTQTGNAEIVAGDAAAAAKAQGFDVTVSGLDEIALDEFAGLRYVLIITSTYGEGEMPDNAELFWDALSSAVAPRLEGVSYGVLALGDTSYDGFCQAGKLIDTRLEQLGASRVVGRTDCDVDYEAQAAEWVQGAVASLVTLAGASGSPGTPPPSTVARSGWTRKNPFPAEVPVNRLLSRAGSDKEIRHYEFALADSGITYEAGDALAVIPENDPALVEAIADHFRVSTGTLVDGEPLGELLRHRYEISTPSRDLLSEVESRAESEEFSHALRGGVKEVLDTWLYGKDILDILRIGGDALSLEEFMGLLKPLQHRAYSISSSALAHPDRIHLTVASVRYQSLGRERGGVCSTFLADRGSNARIFLQPNKSFRVPSDDEAPMIMVGPGTGVAPFRAFLQEREQRGARGNNWLFFGDQHRAHDYIYENEIDTWHSSGLLDRLDLAFSRDQAEKVYVQNRMREHGSDLFAWLQDGGHFYVCGDATRMAKDVDKALHEIVGEHGGFSDDEASEYVNTLKREKRYVRDVY, encoded by the coding sequence ATGAAGATCGCCTACATTCCCGAAGACGCACCCTTCAACGAGGACCAGAGAGCATGGCTTTCGGGCTTCCTCGCCGGGTTGCACTCCCGCCTCGCCATGAACCTGGCGGCGCAACCGCCGGCGGCCACCGCGGATCTGGCTGCTCCCCGGCCACCACTGCGCATCCTGTACGGCACCCAGACGGGCAACGCGGAAATCGTGGCGGGCGACGCCGCGGCGGCCGCCAAAGCACAAGGTTTCGACGTGACCGTCAGCGGCCTCGACGAAATCGCCCTCGACGAGTTCGCGGGCCTGCGATACGTCCTGATCATCACCTCCACCTACGGCGAGGGCGAGATGCCCGACAATGCCGAATTATTCTGGGATGCACTGTCTTCGGCGGTCGCTCCACGACTCGAGGGAGTGTCCTACGGCGTGCTGGCCCTGGGTGACACCAGCTACGACGGGTTCTGCCAGGCCGGCAAGCTGATCGATACCCGTCTTGAGCAACTGGGCGCGAGCCGCGTGGTCGGGCGCACCGACTGCGACGTCGATTACGAGGCCCAGGCCGCGGAGTGGGTTCAGGGCGCAGTGGCAAGCCTGGTCACTCTGGCCGGCGCCAGCGGCAGTCCGGGCACTCCCCCTCCGAGCACCGTCGCGCGTTCCGGGTGGACCCGCAAGAACCCGTTCCCCGCCGAGGTCCCGGTCAACCGACTGCTCTCACGGGCAGGCTCTGACAAGGAGATTCGCCACTACGAGTTCGCACTCGCCGACAGCGGGATCACCTACGAAGCGGGCGACGCACTCGCGGTGATTCCGGAGAACGACCCGGCGCTGGTCGAGGCGATCGCCGATCACTTCCGGGTCTCGACCGGCACACTCGTCGATGGGGAGCCGCTCGGAGAACTGCTACGCCATCGGTACGAGATCAGTACTCCGTCGCGAGACCTGTTGAGCGAGGTGGAAAGCCGTGCCGAAAGCGAGGAGTTCTCGCACGCGCTGCGCGGCGGGGTCAAAGAGGTACTGGATACCTGGCTATATGGCAAGGACATTCTCGACATCCTGCGTATCGGCGGCGACGCTTTGAGCCTCGAAGAGTTCATGGGACTGCTCAAGCCCCTACAGCATCGCGCCTACTCGATCTCATCGAGCGCGCTGGCTCACCCGGATAGGATCCACCTGACCGTGGCCAGCGTCCGGTATCAGAGCCTGGGCCGTGAGCGCGGCGGCGTGTGCTCGACGTTCTTGGCAGACCGCGGCAGTAACGCACGGATCTTCCTGCAACCCAACAAATCATTCCGAGTGCCCAGCGACGACGAAGCCCCGATGATCATGGTGGGCCCCGGCACGGGTGTGGCCCCATTCCGCGCATTCCTGCAGGAACGCGAGCAGCGGGGAGCGAGGGGCAACAACTGGCTGTTCTTCGGCGACCAGCACCGGGCACATGACTACATCTACGAGAACGAGATCGACACCTGGCACTCTTCTGGCCTCCTGGATCGCCTCGATCTCGCCTTCTCCCGCGATCAAGCCGAGAAGGTCTATGTGCAGAACCGAATGCGCGAGCATGGCAGCGATCTGTTCGCATGGCTGCAGGACGGCGGCCACTTCTACGTCTGCGGTGACGCGACACGCATGGCCAAGGACGTGGACAAGGCGCTGCACGAGATCGTCGGCGAGCACGGCGGATTCAGCGACGATGAGGCCTCCGAATATGTGAATACCCTCAAGCGGGAAAAGCGGTACGTCCGCGATGTGTACTGA
- a CDS encoding glutamate synthase-related protein yields the protein MYDQEQEKSSCGVGFLTRKDGVQTHDVVRKLHEALCAVPHRGGMSSEGVGDGAGVNLDLSLRFFSELTGVSDLRHGQFGVGNFFLPNDPASHAEAEQVIEQALRAQGFTILLSRDVPVNNDAIRPAAIKYQLPIRQWVFRSDSERKTHEALMAIESVAYTRPELLGLYPLSLSTRTQVLKGRLNSNEVVPYFSDLSDPRMEVHSMFFHTRFSTNTAPNATMAQPFRLMAHNGELNTDKKNRLSENAIARARNRAIIRPVGQSDSCRLDQTLQSRVLEDDLDLVTAVVAMMPPAWENDTTLSPRVTAMLEYFSLYEEKNDGPAALIFGDGNIIGARLDRLGLRPLRTVETAEYLGVMSEAGQIYFEPDSVLERGRIEAGGMRYYDHSEGRSYNTVEALEMLAARHDYPAMLAQARVNIADLPHVPPAGQGSPARYDGDLDRHQRYVAYSLNQESFKFLMDPMLATGQEKISAMGYGAAINALSNQEGGVAKYFSQRFAQVTNPPLDSIREADGMTLRVALGAKPNSGAQPAPQIVVPSPILTHLDMLKIREQGRTPVRRFGMRYRVDLTDAVSNAERIVRAIDDLCDAVEEFARETGGIAVISDRHVSSERAAMPLIIVISAINQRLIEEGLRLRVSLIAESGQLCSSHHVAAVLGFGASAVYPLAVQMRAEEKYGPDVDDAVNAFKHFAKAAEKSLMKTMGRVGLCTVESYIGGEFFEPNYLDTSDPVLRKYFPNVVSPVAGVGFSTLAAAVADWHARALAVTGEKDVPLLGLFKERAEGAGHSYGTTAVRGFVDMTEESISFGDEARPENPDMADPTYLRLLPLHQLEGAFGLDDEAYRNNSFDELPTRAIDSFDITPGYRNFVRAMNSERTRRPAALRDVLALPADVNFVRTADEFRREMGQFARLGNNDFQVRGLSCQQTDDVFVLRLAHSPERLAALASSLRTRFGREITHHEIVGDELRITATGQAADYLAQIRTAPESIPLSSVQPASEITPTLTSGAMSHGALVAPAHEAVAHGTNLVGGLSNCGEGGEHISRYGTIRGSRIKQFASGRFGVWAGYLADPMLQELEIKIGQGAKPGEGGQLPAPKVTVQIAAARGGTPGVELVSPPPHHDTYSIEDLAQLIHDCKAARVRVIVKLVSSEGIGTIAVGVAKAGADVINVAGNTGGTGAAAVTSLKYAGRSAEIGVAEVHQALCANGIRQKVVLRCSGAHQTASDVVKSALLGADSFEFGTTALMMLKCVMAKNCNIKCPAGLTTNAEVFEGDPRALAQYLLNIAHEVREILAALGMRTLREARGRSDLLHLLDHPSSIGTLDLRRMLAVAEEFVVENPVYMEKDYSVDDAFAAQFDARGAVLKPVTLTNQNKSVGGQLAIDIERSLNYQNIEGPAVATDERGRRYLLPESIAITTTGSAGQSYGVFCNDGMVLTHTGTCNDGVGKSACGGTITVRSPGGGSSEPGGNVLIGNFALFGASGGRLFVQGQAGDRFAVRNSGATAVVEGTGEFLCEYMTNGAVLNIGDFGKGVANGMSGGFLYQYDPHGQLPSKVSHDSVLVLPITDAPFHEAAAHILLQWHVAATGSTKGQALLDDWQSARDHMVYTMSRALLQYQDSDAILQGKTRKELLDELTAALAGYQVHKFKLSYRDRRDVVGGTVPAYGDTDTEGMYALLNTYTVLNMAQQLALSRMPNVTDVTDPRIGKAVRNLVLTEDFFLIQKLQKYAREAIDGYSDEDLAVLIADKRLTDYKDALSQRNVLSMDSPGTYGWILHQSAKNIDKIGRLPSFEELFAHRALPAVALSGPSLQTT from the coding sequence CTGTATGACCAAGAGCAGGAGAAAAGTAGCTGCGGCGTCGGATTCCTGACCCGCAAGGATGGCGTCCAGACTCATGACGTCGTCCGCAAGCTCCACGAAGCGCTCTGCGCCGTACCTCATCGCGGGGGAATGTCCTCTGAAGGCGTCGGAGACGGCGCCGGCGTCAACCTCGATCTCTCGCTGCGCTTCTTCTCCGAGCTGACGGGGGTCTCTGACCTCCGTCACGGGCAATTCGGTGTGGGCAACTTCTTCCTGCCCAACGACCCGGCATCACACGCTGAGGCCGAGCAAGTCATCGAGCAGGCGCTACGCGCACAGGGATTCACGATCCTGCTCAGCCGCGATGTGCCGGTGAACAACGACGCGATCCGTCCGGCGGCCATCAAGTATCAGCTGCCGATCCGGCAGTGGGTGTTTCGCTCCGATTCTGAACGCAAGACTCATGAGGCGCTCATGGCGATCGAGTCCGTCGCGTATACCCGCCCGGAACTTCTTGGGCTCTACCCGCTTTCGCTGAGCACACGCACCCAGGTCCTCAAAGGACGTCTCAACTCAAATGAAGTGGTGCCCTACTTCAGCGACCTATCCGATCCTCGGATGGAAGTGCATTCGATGTTCTTCCATACCCGGTTCTCGACGAACACCGCACCGAATGCCACCATGGCCCAGCCTTTCCGACTCATGGCACACAACGGCGAACTCAACACCGACAAGAAAAACCGGTTGTCCGAAAACGCGATTGCCCGGGCCCGTAATCGGGCGATCATCCGCCCAGTCGGACAATCGGATAGCTGCAGGCTCGATCAGACCCTGCAGAGCCGGGTGCTGGAGGATGACCTGGACCTGGTCACTGCCGTCGTCGCGATGATGCCGCCCGCCTGGGAGAACGACACCACGCTATCCCCGCGGGTGACGGCCATGCTCGAATATTTCAGCCTCTACGAGGAGAAGAACGACGGCCCGGCCGCACTGATCTTCGGTGACGGCAACATCATCGGCGCACGACTGGACCGGCTGGGGCTCAGACCACTGCGCACCGTCGAGACCGCCGAATACCTGGGCGTGATGTCCGAGGCCGGACAGATCTACTTCGAACCGGATTCGGTGCTTGAGCGCGGCCGCATCGAGGCCGGCGGAATGCGTTACTACGACCATTCCGAGGGCCGTTCGTACAACACCGTCGAGGCCCTGGAAATGCTTGCCGCGCGGCATGATTATCCGGCGATGTTGGCGCAGGCCCGAGTCAATATCGCCGACCTGCCGCACGTGCCGCCCGCTGGCCAGGGTTCCCCCGCGCGGTACGACGGTGACCTCGACCGCCACCAGCGCTATGTGGCCTACTCGCTCAACCAGGAGAGCTTCAAGTTCCTGATGGATCCGATGTTGGCTACCGGCCAGGAGAAGATCTCTGCCATGGGGTACGGCGCGGCCATCAACGCGCTGTCGAATCAGGAAGGCGGCGTTGCCAAGTACTTCTCGCAGCGATTCGCTCAGGTGACCAATCCGCCGCTGGACAGCATCCGCGAGGCCGACGGCATGACGCTGCGCGTGGCGCTCGGCGCCAAACCCAACAGCGGCGCGCAGCCCGCACCGCAGATCGTGGTGCCCTCCCCCATCCTCACGCATCTCGACATGCTCAAAATCCGCGAACAGGGGCGCACCCCCGTCCGGCGCTTCGGGATGCGCTACCGCGTAGACCTCACCGATGCGGTGTCCAACGCCGAAAGAATCGTGCGGGCGATTGACGACCTGTGTGACGCGGTCGAGGAGTTTGCACGCGAGACCGGTGGCATCGCAGTGATTTCCGACCGCCACGTCTCCAGTGAACGCGCGGCCATGCCCCTCATCATCGTCATCTCGGCGATCAACCAGCGCCTCATCGAGGAAGGCCTGCGATTACGCGTCTCCCTGATCGCCGAGAGCGGCCAGCTGTGTTCCTCGCACCATGTGGCCGCGGTATTGGGCTTCGGGGCCTCCGCGGTATATCCACTCGCGGTGCAGATGCGGGCCGAGGAGAAGTACGGTCCCGACGTAGACGACGCGGTCAACGCCTTCAAGCACTTCGCCAAGGCAGCTGAGAAATCCCTGATGAAGACGATGGGCCGGGTCGGGCTGTGCACCGTCGAGAGCTACATCGGCGGGGAGTTCTTCGAACCCAACTACCTGGACACCTCGGACCCGGTATTGCGCAAGTATTTCCCCAATGTGGTGTCACCGGTGGCCGGTGTCGGTTTCTCCACCCTGGCCGCGGCCGTCGCCGACTGGCATGCACGGGCACTGGCCGTGACAGGCGAAAAGGATGTCCCTTTACTCGGGCTCTTCAAGGAGCGTGCCGAAGGCGCCGGTCACTCGTACGGCACCACGGCAGTGCGCGGATTCGTGGATATGACCGAGGAATCCATCTCCTTTGGGGACGAGGCCAGACCCGAGAACCCCGACATGGCCGACCCGACATACTTGCGCCTACTGCCTCTGCATCAGCTCGAGGGCGCTTTCGGACTCGACGACGAGGCCTACCGCAACAACAGCTTCGATGAGCTGCCCACGCGCGCGATCGACAGCTTCGACATCACCCCCGGGTACCGGAATTTCGTGCGGGCGATGAATTCGGAGCGCACCAGGCGCCCCGCCGCGCTGCGCGATGTGCTGGCGCTACCCGCAGACGTGAACTTTGTGCGTACCGCCGACGAATTCCGCAGAGAGATGGGACAATTCGCACGGCTCGGCAATAACGACTTCCAGGTGCGCGGGCTGTCGTGCCAGCAGACGGATGACGTTTTCGTGCTGCGGCTCGCACACTCCCCCGAACGGCTGGCGGCCCTCGCGTCATCGCTGCGCACCCGATTCGGGCGAGAAATCACCCACCACGAGATCGTGGGCGATGAGCTCAGGATCACCGCGACCGGCCAGGCAGCGGACTACCTGGCGCAGATCAGGACAGCGCCGGAATCGATCCCGCTGTCCTCGGTGCAACCGGCCAGCGAGATCACGCCGACACTGACATCGGGAGCCATGAGCCACGGCGCCCTGGTGGCCCCGGCACACGAGGCCGTGGCGCATGGAACCAATCTGGTTGGCGGCCTCTCCAACTGCGGTGAGGGCGGTGAGCACATCAGCCGATACGGCACTATCCGCGGCTCCCGCATCAAGCAGTTCGCCTCCGGCCGTTTCGGGGTGTGGGCCGGCTACCTTGCCGACCCTATGCTCCAGGAACTCGAGATCAAGATCGGCCAGGGCGCTAAACCCGGTGAAGGCGGCCAGCTTCCGGCTCCGAAGGTGACCGTCCAAATCGCGGCCGCCCGTGGTGGAACACCGGGTGTCGAGCTCGTCTCGCCCCCGCCCCACCACGACACATACTCGATCGAGGACCTCGCCCAACTGATCCACGATTGCAAGGCGGCCCGAGTCCGGGTGATCGTCAAATTGGTGTCCTCGGAGGGCATCGGAACCATTGCGGTAGGTGTCGCCAAGGCAGGCGCCGATGTCATCAACGTGGCCGGCAATACCGGCGGCACGGGCGCGGCGGCCGTTACGAGCCTCAAGTATGCGGGCCGGTCGGCCGAAATCGGTGTCGCCGAAGTGCATCAAGCGCTCTGCGCCAATGGAATACGACAGAAGGTGGTGTTGCGTTGCTCCGGCGCGCACCAGACGGCCAGCGACGTGGTCAAGTCGGCGCTGCTGGGAGCGGACAGTTTCGAGTTCGGGACCACCGCACTGATGATGCTCAAGTGCGTGATGGCTAAGAACTGCAACATCAAGTGCCCGGCGGGGCTGACAACCAACGCCGAGGTGTTCGAGGGGGACCCGCGCGCGCTGGCCCAGTACCTGCTGAACATCGCGCACGAAGTGCGGGAGATTCTGGCGGCACTGGGAATGCGCACATTGCGCGAGGCACGTGGCCGCAGCGACCTGCTGCATCTCCTTGACCACCCGTCCAGCATCGGCACCCTCGACCTGCGCCGCATGCTCGCTGTCGCAGAGGAATTCGTCGTCGAAAATCCTGTGTACATGGAGAAGGACTACTCGGTGGACGATGCGTTCGCCGCGCAGTTCGACGCGCGCGGCGCGGTGCTGAAGCCGGTGACTCTGACCAATCAGAACAAGAGCGTGGGCGGGCAATTGGCGATCGATATCGAACGATCGCTCAACTACCAGAACATCGAGGGGCCCGCGGTGGCCACCGACGAGCGTGGCCGCCGCTACTTACTGCCCGAGAGCATCGCCATCACCACCACGGGCTCGGCGGGCCAGAGCTACGGCGTCTTCTGCAACGACGGGATGGTGCTCACGCACACGGGCACCTGCAACGACGGGGTGGGCAAGAGCGCGTGCGGCGGCACCATCACGGTGCGCTCACCCGGTGGCGGTTCCAGTGAGCCCGGGGGCAACGTCCTCATCGGCAACTTCGCGCTCTTCGGCGCCTCTGGCGGGCGGCTGTTCGTCCAGGGCCAGGCCGGGGACCGCTTCGCGGTCCGGAACTCTGGCGCGACAGCCGTGGTCGAGGGCACCGGCGAATTCCTGTGCGAGTACATGACCAACGGTGCCGTGCTCAACATCGGTGACTTTGGCAAGGGAGTGGCCAACGGCATGAGTGGCGGCTTCCTCTATCAGTACGACCCCCACGGCCAGCTGCCATCCAAGGTCAGCCATGATTCGGTGTTGGTGCTGCCCATCACCGACGCGCCGTTCCATGAGGCCGCCGCGCACATCCTGCTGCAGTGGCATGTCGCAGCCACTGGATCCACCAAAGGACAAGCACTGCTTGATGATTGGCAGTCCGCTAGAGATCACATGGTGTACACCATGTCGCGGGCACTGCTGCAGTATCAAGACTCTGACGCCATCCTGCAGGGCAAAACACGCAAGGAACTACTGGACGAACTCACCGCCGCCCTGGCGGGATACCAGGTGCACAAATTCAAGCTGTCCTACCGTGACCGGCGCGACGTCGTCGGCGGCACGGTTCCGGCGTACGGAGATACCGACACTGAGGGCATGTACGCGCTGCTCAACACCTACACGGTGCTCAATATGGCGCAGCAGCTCGCCCTGTCCCGGATGCCCAACGTCACGGACGTGACCGACCCGCGGATCGGCAAGGCGGTGCGCAACCTTGTCCTCACCGAGGACTTCTTCTTGATCCAGAAGCTGCAGAAATACGCACGTGAGGCGATTGACGGATACAGCGACGAGGACCTTGCGGTCCTCATCGCGGACAAGCGGCTCACCGATTACAAGGACGCACTGAGCCAGCGCAACGTCCTATCGATGGACAGCCCGGGCACCTACGGCTGGATCCTGCACCAGAGCGCAAAAAACATTGACAAGATCGGCCGGCTGCCCTCTTTCGAAGAGCTGTTCGCGCATCGCGCACTGCCTGCCGTTGCCCTCTCCGGACCGTCCCTCCAGACCACGTGA
- a CDS encoding hemophore-related protein — protein sequence MALTAKLVVGSGAVALSLVAGGGIASADPDVTAIVNTTCTYPQIMAALNEQSPAAAQQVNANPIAGAWLQQFVASPKPKRQQMVNEVRGMPAVQEYTVLINQVANSCNNY from the coding sequence ATGGCCCTGACGGCGAAGTTGGTTGTTGGTTCTGGCGCGGTGGCGTTGTCACTGGTCGCCGGTGGCGGAATCGCATCCGCCGACCCGGATGTGACCGCGATCGTGAACACCACCTGCACGTACCCGCAGATCATGGCAGCGCTGAACGAACAGTCGCCCGCGGCGGCGCAGCAGGTCAACGCCAACCCGATCGCCGGTGCCTGGCTGCAGCAATTCGTCGCTTCACCGAAGCCTAAGCGTCAGCAGATGGTCAATGAGGTGCGCGGCATGCCGGCGGTGCAGGAGTACACGGTGCTGATCAATCAGGTTGCCAACTCCTGTAATAACTACTGA
- a CDS encoding universal stress protein — MTTSTPNSHILVGVDGSTSALHALTWAGAEAQRRNLPLTLVHVIDHSSLGQGYNLGASASFFQHLETDGAEFLSQAKDHVYALHPNVEVSTVKATGRPVPVLVELSRNALMTVLGSSGLGGFTGMMAGSVSVSLTAKGHSPVVVVRESPVPGGGPVVVGIDDSESSDGAAAWAFEEAAMRETELVAVHVWNNIPPGYVYAYTAWSAMDSAGEQQRQEQLLAERLAGWQEKYPDVPVRRVVAVGHPADVLLSQAAGAQLIVTGSRGRGDIAGFFLGSTSHALIHKASCPVLVAPRT; from the coding sequence ATGACCACCTCGACGCCAAACTCGCACATACTCGTCGGTGTCGACGGATCGACGTCGGCGCTGCATGCCCTGACCTGGGCGGGCGCCGAAGCTCAGCGCAGGAACCTGCCGCTGACTTTGGTTCACGTCATCGACCACAGCAGCCTCGGGCAGGGGTACAACCTCGGCGCGTCGGCGAGCTTTTTTCAGCATCTGGAGACCGACGGGGCGGAGTTTCTCAGTCAGGCCAAAGACCACGTCTACGCGCTGCATCCGAACGTCGAGGTTTCCACGGTCAAAGCCACCGGTAGACCGGTACCCGTCCTTGTCGAGCTATCCAGAAATGCCCTGATGACAGTGCTCGGCTCGAGCGGCCTGGGCGGGTTTACCGGGATGATGGCAGGTTCGGTCTCGGTGTCGCTGACCGCGAAGGGGCACAGCCCGGTGGTTGTCGTCAGGGAATCGCCGGTGCCGGGGGGTGGACCGGTGGTTGTCGGCATCGACGACTCTGAATCCAGTGACGGCGCGGCCGCATGGGCGTTCGAGGAGGCCGCAATGCGGGAGACCGAGCTGGTCGCGGTCCACGTGTGGAACAACATTCCGCCGGGCTACGTGTACGCCTACACCGCGTGGAGCGCGATGGACTCGGCCGGGGAACAGCAGCGTCAGGAACAGCTTCTCGCCGAGCGTCTGGCCGGCTGGCAGGAGAAGTACCCGGACGTACCGGTTCGCCGGGTCGTCGCGGTCGGACATCCCGCCGACGTCCTGCTCAGCCAGGCTGCCGGCGCCCAGCTGATTGTCACGGGCAGCCGGGGGCGTGGTGACATCGCGGGGTTTTTCCTCGGATCCACCAGTCACGCGTTGATACACAAGGCCAGCTGTCCGGTACTGGTGGCCCCGCGGACGTAG